The Candidatus Thermoplasmatota archaeon genome segment AAAGGGTACTATATATGAGCAGTTCGCTAACACTAGAGAGATATCTAAGTCTATAGTGCAAATCATCAAGGATGGTTGGGATGTTGTTATAACCCATGGTAACGGCCCACAAGTAGGCGCCATACTACTTCAAAATGATATAGCTAAGGATATTACTCCTGCTATGCCACTGGGTATATGTGTTGCTGAGAGTGAGGGTTTGATTGGGTATATGATACAGCAGTGTCTATCTAATGCTCTGAAAAAAGCTAATATTAATAGGCCTGTTGTAGCATTGATTACCCAAGTTCTTGTTGATAGAGACGATCCTTCTCTGCTCAATCCTACTAAACCTATTGGTCCATTTTATAACGATGAGGAGGCTATGAAACTTTTAAAAGAAGGCTATCATCTTACAAAACAGCCTAAGGGTTGGAGGATGGTTGTGCCATCACCTGACCCGAAAGCTATTGTTGAGGGGGATATAATCAGAAAAATGCTTGATGATGACATAATTGTTATAGCATCTGGTGGTGGGGGTATGCCTGTTATAGAAAAAGAGGATTGGGGGTTGGATGGTCTCGAAGCTGTTATTGATAAGGATCTAGCTGCTGAACGTCTTGCTGAGGCTATAGATGCAGAGCTTTTACTTATCCTTACAAATGTTGATAAAGTTTATTTGAACTATAATACTCCACAGCAGAAATCATTGGAGAACGTATCTCTTAATGATTTAAAGGAATATTATAAACAGGGTCATTTTCAGGCTGGGAGTATGGGGCCAAAGGTGCTAGCGGCTTTAAGGTTTTTAGAACACGGTGGCAACAAGGTTGTTATTTCTAGTGTTGAAAAAGGGTATGAGGCATTACAAGGTAAAACAGGTACACATATACATAAGTAACAGTTGTTTTTATTAAACCCTCTGTTATTTGCCTATTCTAGCTATGGAAACAGCCTCGATAGAAAAACAAATCAAAGAAATTGAAGACGAAATATTTAAAACACAGAAAAATAAGGCTACCGAGCATCATATTGGGAAGCTTAAAGCTAAACTTGCGCAACTTAGAGACACATTGGAAAAAAGAAAAATTAGTGGTGGCAGAGGAAAAGGTTTTGCCATTAAAAAATCTGGTAACGCAACAGTTGGAATTGTAGGTTTTCCTAGCGTGGGCAAGAGCACTCTTTTGAACCAGCTGACAGATGCAAAAAGCCGTGTTGGTGACTATGATTTCACTACTCTAACAACTATACCTGGTATGATGAAATACAATGGTGCTGATATACAGTTTTTGGATTTACCTGGCCTTATAACTGGTGCTTCACAGGGAAAAGGTCGTGGTAGAGAGATACTCTCAGCGATAAGAAGCGTAGACATGGTACTTTTGATGATAGATGGTCATAAT includes the following:
- the arcC gene encoding carbamate kinase — translated: MRRRAVIALGGNALIKEGQKGTIYEQFANTREISKSIVQIIKDGWDVVITHGNGPQVGAILLQNDIAKDITPAMPLGICVAESEGLIGYMIQQCLSNALKKANINRPVVALITQVLVDRDDPSLLNPTKPIGPFYNDEEAMKLLKEGYHLTKQPKGWRMVVPSPDPKAIVEGDIIRKMLDDDIIVIASGGGGMPVIEKEDWGLDGLEAVIDKDLAAERLAEAIDAELLLILTNVDKVYLNYNTPQQKSLENVSLNDLKEYYKQGHFQAGSMGPKVLAALRFLEHGGNKVVISSVEKGYEALQGKTGTHIHK